A window from Pseudomonas alloputida encodes these proteins:
- a CDS encoding aldehyde dehydrogenase family protein, whose translation MHPIAPHWLNFIDGQWTDSEQHLSIHNPGTTDLVATIAQASVADAECALQAARRCADSNALNRVRPAQRVTWLLEVAAQIRAITDEGAWVLCQENGKSLRDARDEFIEAARYFEYYAGMADKIEGKSIPLGDGYIDFTVYDPLGVSLQIVPWNFPVSICARSLAPALAAGNAVVIKSPELSPLGLCVLMQAIERAGLPQGAVNLICGRGREVGAYLAGHRDVDQIVFTGSVGTGQSILRSAAEHAIPSVMELGGKSAALVFPDADREQLISSVKSGIFFNAGQVCSAMSRLLVHRSIYDEVVADVVAMAEGLTVGLGQDNPDHTPVISAAQLEGIEALCRRAQQQGAVVATGGEAISGLSGHYMAPTVLRDVTAQMEIAQTEVFGPVLAVIPFDSEEEALAIANGTVFGLVAGVFTQDLNRALRCARRLCTGQVFVNEWYAGGIETPFGGVGLSGFGREKGQEALYSYVRTKNLAVRIKGE comes from the coding sequence ATGCATCCGATAGCTCCGCACTGGCTAAACTTCATCGACGGCCAGTGGACCGACAGTGAGCAGCACCTGAGTATCCACAACCCTGGCACCACGGACCTTGTGGCGACCATCGCCCAAGCCAGTGTGGCCGACGCCGAATGCGCCCTGCAGGCGGCTCGGCGCTGTGCTGACAGCAACGCTCTGAACCGTGTGCGTCCTGCGCAGCGGGTGACCTGGTTGCTTGAGGTTGCCGCGCAGATTCGTGCGATCACCGACGAAGGGGCGTGGGTGCTTTGCCAGGAAAACGGCAAGAGCCTGCGTGATGCCCGTGACGAATTCATCGAGGCCGCGCGCTACTTCGAATACTACGCCGGCATGGCCGACAAGATCGAAGGGAAGTCGATTCCGCTGGGCGACGGCTACATAGATTTCACCGTCTACGACCCCTTGGGCGTGTCGCTGCAGATCGTGCCGTGGAATTTCCCGGTATCCATCTGCGCCCGCTCCCTGGCCCCTGCCTTGGCGGCCGGCAACGCGGTAGTGATCAAGTCGCCGGAACTGTCGCCACTTGGCCTGTGCGTGCTGATGCAGGCCATCGAGCGTGCCGGCCTGCCACAGGGGGCCGTCAATCTGATCTGCGGCCGTGGTCGTGAAGTGGGTGCCTACCTGGCCGGCCATCGCGATGTCGACCAGATCGTCTTCACAGGTTCCGTCGGCACCGGCCAGAGCATTCTGCGCAGTGCCGCCGAACACGCGATTCCCAGCGTCATGGAGCTGGGCGGGAAGTCGGCGGCCCTAGTGTTCCCGGATGCCGATCGTGAGCAACTGATCAGCAGCGTTAAAAGCGGCATCTTCTTCAATGCCGGCCAGGTGTGCTCTGCCATGTCGCGCTTGCTGGTACATCGCTCTATCTACGACGAGGTTGTAGCTGACGTGGTAGCGATGGCCGAGGGGCTGACCGTGGGCCTGGGCCAGGACAACCCTGACCACACACCCGTGATTTCTGCTGCTCAGCTCGAAGGCATCGAGGCCTTGTGCCGACGTGCCCAGCAGCAAGGCGCGGTGGTCGCAACCGGCGGCGAGGCCATCAGCGGCCTGAGCGGGCATTACATGGCGCCAACCGTATTGCGCGATGTGACTGCGCAGATGGAGATAGCCCAGACTGAAGTCTTCGGCCCTGTGCTGGCAGTAATTCCCTTCGACAGCGAAGAGGAGGCCCTCGCCATTGCCAACGGCACCGTGTTCGGTCTGGTGGCCGGCGTATTCACCCAGGACCTCAATCGCGCCCTGCGCTGTGCCCGGCGACTGTGCACCGGCCAGGTGTTCGTCAACGAATGGTATGCCGGTGGCATCGAAACGCCGTTCGGCGGCGTCGGGCTCTCGGGCTTCGGACGGGAAAAAGGCCAGGAGGCGCTCTACAGCTACGTCAGGACCAAGAACCTGGCCGTGCGTATCAAGGGCGAGTGA
- the cls gene encoding cardiolipin synthase: MDYHSPYFFGYLLGLIHLLGIVAALHALFTVRTAQGAIAWAMPLLFIPYLTLIPYLIFGARSFYAYIKARRQANQEMHVAMANLNWRPWVEEALTARESESYTALRAMPKLGRMPCLANNQVKLLINGKATFDAIFAAIEKARDVVLVQFFIIHDDTLGKALQQLLLRKAAEGVQVFVLYDRVGSHALPSSYSQVLRDGGVQIHAFATRRGWFNRFQVNFRNHRKIVVVDGLLGFIGGHNVGDEYLGEHPQLSPWRDTHVQISGPVLACLQESFAEDWYWATRQLPPLILPDTYPDNGVLCQALASGPADPQETCSLFFLEAIHSATRRVWITSPYFIPDEAVFAALRLAVLRGVDVRVLIPSRPDHRIVYAASSLFAFEAVRAGVRMFRYQPGFLHQKVVLVDDDVSAIGSANLDNRSFRLNFEITLLTVDRGFADQVEHMLQEDFEQAREITAEDTQDTHRLQQLGMRIARLISPIL, translated from the coding sequence ATGGATTACCACAGCCCCTACTTCTTTGGTTACCTACTCGGCCTGATCCATCTGCTGGGTATTGTCGCCGCACTGCATGCGCTGTTCACCGTGCGGACAGCCCAGGGCGCCATTGCTTGGGCGATGCCCTTGCTCTTCATCCCCTACCTCACCTTGATCCCCTACCTGATCTTCGGCGCCCGCTCGTTCTATGCCTACATCAAGGCTCGGCGCCAGGCCAACCAGGAAATGCACGTGGCCATGGCCAACCTCAACTGGCGGCCCTGGGTTGAAGAAGCCCTTACCGCCCGCGAGTCGGAAAGCTACACAGCCTTGCGCGCCATGCCCAAGCTGGGTCGAATGCCATGCCTGGCAAATAACCAGGTGAAACTGCTGATCAATGGCAAAGCCACCTTCGATGCCATCTTCGCAGCCATCGAAAAAGCACGCGATGTGGTACTGGTGCAGTTCTTCATCATTCATGACGACACCCTCGGCAAGGCACTGCAGCAACTCTTGCTACGCAAAGCCGCCGAAGGCGTGCAGGTGTTCGTGCTGTACGACCGTGTCGGTAGCCATGCCTTGCCGTCCAGCTACAGCCAGGTGCTGCGTGACGGCGGTGTGCAGATCCATGCATTCGCCACACGTCGCGGCTGGTTCAACCGCTTCCAGGTGAACTTCCGCAACCATCGCAAGATTGTGGTGGTGGATGGCTTGCTCGGCTTCATCGGCGGCCACAATGTGGGAGACGAGTACCTGGGTGAACATCCACAGCTTTCCCCTTGGCGTGACACCCACGTACAGATCAGCGGGCCAGTACTGGCCTGCCTGCAAGAGTCGTTCGCCGAGGACTGGTACTGGGCCACGCGCCAGCTACCGCCGCTGATCCTGCCCGATACATACCCGGATAACGGCGTCCTGTGTCAGGCCTTGGCCAGCGGCCCGGCAGACCCACAAGAAACCTGCTCGCTGTTCTTCCTTGAAGCGATTCATTCGGCCACCCGCAGGGTGTGGATCACCAGCCCGTACTTCATCCCTGACGAGGCCGTGTTCGCCGCCTTGCGGCTGGCGGTGCTACGAGGAGTCGATGTGCGGGTGCTGATCCCGTCACGGCCTGACCACCGCATCGTCTACGCCGCCTCCAGCCTGTTTGCCTTCGAAGCAGTGCGCGCGGGGGTACGTATGTTCCGTTACCAACCCGGGTTTCTGCATCAGAAGGTGGTGCTGGTGGATGATGACGTCAGCGCAATTGGGAGTGCCAACCTGGACAACCGCTCGTTCCGCCTGAACTTCGAGATTACCCTGCTGACAGTCGATCGCGGCTTCGCCGACCAGGTCGAGCACATGCTCCAGGAAGACTTCGAACAAGCGCGGGAAATTACTGCTGAAGACACCCAAGATACCCATCGACTGCAGCAATTGGGGATGCGGATTGCGCGGCTGATATCGCCGATTCTTTAG
- a CDS encoding ethanolamine utilization protein EutQ, with protein sequence MTRTLSGKGPVRLVDHRNLDFVHRGGPPGGASVARAVSNEVSPNLGIGFARWEGAEVAWTVLYDEVIFVIEGCFELQANGEVYRVSPGQVLWIPEGTELVYAGHALFGYVVYPGDWKQRHGLA encoded by the coding sequence ATGACCCGCACACTCAGCGGAAAAGGCCCGGTGCGTCTGGTCGACCACCGGAACCTGGACTTTGTCCACCGGGGCGGGCCGCCTGGCGGCGCCTCGGTAGCGCGTGCTGTCAGTAATGAGGTGTCGCCCAACCTGGGTATCGGCTTTGCCCGCTGGGAAGGTGCTGAAGTGGCCTGGACGGTGCTCTATGACGAAGTGATTTTTGTCATTGAGGGCTGTTTTGAACTCCAGGCCAACGGCGAGGTGTACCGCGTGTCGCCAGGTCAGGTGCTGTGGATTCCCGAAGGCACGGAGCTGGTGTACGCAGGCCACGCGCTGTTCGGTTATGTGGTGTACCCGGGTGATTGGAAACAGCGCCACGGCCTTGCCTGA
- a CDS encoding MFS transporter — translation MFALSKRFGTIYVAALLMQLGSSLLMTYLALRLNASGVAQVWGGALMAANALGMVVGARSGYWLIGLVGHARAFVVSAGVIVTAVLSHQLSDGLLLWLALRFVVGAAMMGQLMVIESWLNDCAPVSRRGGAMSLYMVASYVGMMLGQLMLSLGDGLHTLALTGVAMAFAIGLIPVALHNGTQPSNINQARIKPMLYLRRLPQSLFTILASGLLNGCLYGLTPIFAAQLGFSPAQVGQFMAVSIAAGLLAQLPLGKLSDHISRITLIRATAALLCIAYLPLAFGLASGQLWIMLAGAAIGFLQFCLYPLGVAHANDNLEPELRVSLAGVLLMTFGIGATIGPLVAGAMMEHAGPQALYLFGIGVTAMVVCFIRNKSGVDVSLARLS, via the coding sequence TTGTTCGCATTATCCAAACGTTTCGGCACGATTTATGTCGCTGCCTTGTTGATGCAGCTGGGTTCCAGCCTGCTGATGACCTACCTGGCCCTGCGCCTGAATGCTTCCGGTGTGGCGCAGGTATGGGGTGGTGCGCTTATGGCCGCCAACGCGCTGGGCATGGTGGTGGGAGCCCGCTCCGGTTATTGGCTGATTGGCCTGGTCGGCCATGCTCGGGCCTTTGTGGTGAGCGCCGGGGTAATTGTCACTGCGGTGCTCTCGCACCAGCTCAGTGATGGTTTACTGCTGTGGCTTGCCCTGCGATTTGTCGTTGGTGCGGCAATGATGGGCCAATTGATGGTCATCGAGAGCTGGCTCAATGACTGCGCACCGGTCAGCCGGCGAGGCGGCGCCATGTCGCTGTACATGGTGGCCAGCTATGTCGGCATGATGCTAGGGCAATTGATGCTCAGTCTGGGAGATGGGCTGCACACCTTGGCGTTGACGGGCGTGGCCATGGCTTTTGCCATTGGTTTGATCCCTGTGGCTCTGCACAACGGTACCCAGCCGAGCAACATCAACCAGGCCCGGATCAAACCCATGCTGTACCTGCGTAGACTTCCTCAATCGTTGTTCACGATTCTTGCCTCGGGATTGCTGAACGGTTGCCTGTATGGGCTGACGCCGATCTTTGCTGCGCAACTGGGCTTTAGTCCGGCGCAGGTCGGGCAGTTCATGGCTGTCAGCATTGCCGCCGGGCTTCTAGCACAACTACCGCTGGGTAAACTGTCGGATCATATTTCCCGCATCACCTTGATCCGCGCTACCGCTGCATTGCTGTGCATAGCCTATTTGCCGCTGGCCTTCGGGCTGGCATCAGGGCAGCTGTGGATCATGTTGGCCGGGGCTGCCATCGGCTTCTTGCAGTTCTGTTTGTATCCGCTGGGCGTTGCCCATGCCAATGACAACCTAGAGCCGGAACTGCGTGTATCGCTGGCCGGAGTGCTGCTGATGACCTTTGGTATCGGCGCGACCATCGGCCCGCTGGTTGCAGGGGCGATGATGGAGCATGCCGGTCCACAAGCACTGTATCTGTTCGGCATTGGTGTAACGGCTATGGTTGTTTGCTTTATAAGGAATAAATCCGGCGTTGATGTGTCATTGGCAAGGTTGTCATGA
- the cfaB gene encoding C17 cyclopropane fatty acid synthase CfaB — protein sequence MLAQLPPALQSLHLPLRLKLWDGNHFDLGPSPQVTILVKEPQLISQLTHPSMDQLGTAFVEGKLELEGDIGEAIRVCDELSEALLADEDETPPPRVSHDKTTDAKAISYHYDVSNAFYQLWLDQDMAYSCAYFREPDNTLDQAQQDKFDHLCRKLRLDAGDYLLDVGCGWGGLARFAAREYGAKVFGITLSKEQLKLGRKRVQAEGLADKVDLQILDYRDLPQDGRFDKVVSVGMFEHVGHANLALYCQKLFGAVREGGLVMNHGITAKHVDGRPVGRGAGEFIDRYVFPHGELPHLSMISASICEAGLEVVDVESLRLHYAKTLHHWSENLENQLHKAAALVPEKTLRIWRLYLAGCAYAFQKGWINLHQILAVKPYADGHHDLPWTREDLYR from the coding sequence ATGCTTGCTCAACTTCCACCTGCATTGCAGAGCTTGCATCTGCCGCTGAGGCTGAAGCTGTGGGACGGCAACCATTTTGATCTTGGGCCTAGTCCTCAGGTCACGATTTTGGTCAAGGAACCACAGCTGATCAGCCAGTTGACCCACCCAAGCATGGACCAGCTAGGCACCGCATTCGTCGAAGGCAAGCTGGAGCTGGAAGGCGATATCGGTGAGGCCATCCGCGTGTGCGACGAGCTGAGCGAAGCGCTGCTGGCGGATGAGGATGAAACGCCGCCGCCACGTGTTTCTCATGACAAGACCACCGACGCCAAGGCAATCTCCTACCACTATGACGTGTCCAACGCGTTCTACCAGCTTTGGCTGGACCAGGACATGGCCTATTCCTGCGCCTACTTCCGTGAGCCGGACAATACGCTCGACCAGGCGCAGCAGGACAAGTTCGACCACCTGTGCCGCAAGCTGCGCCTGGATGCCGGTGACTACCTGCTCGATGTTGGCTGTGGCTGGGGCGGGCTGGCGCGGTTCGCTGCCCGTGAATATGGCGCCAAGGTGTTCGGCATTACCCTGAGCAAGGAGCAATTGAAGCTCGGCCGCAAGCGTGTGCAAGCGGAAGGGCTTGCCGACAAGGTCGACCTGCAGATTCTCGATTATCGCGATCTGCCCCAGGATGGCCGCTTCGACAAGGTTGTCAGCGTGGGTATGTTCGAGCATGTCGGGCATGCCAACCTGGCGCTGTACTGCCAGAAGCTGTTCGGGGCGGTGAGGGAAGGGGGGCTGGTGATGAACCACGGCATCACTGCCAAGCACGTCGATGGCCGACCGGTCGGGCGTGGGGCGGGTGAGTTCATCGATCGCTATGTATTCCCCCACGGCGAGCTGCCGCACCTGTCGATGATCAGCGCCAGTATCTGTGAAGCCGGGCTGGAGGTAGTGGACGTGGAGAGCCTGCGCCTGCACTACGCTAAAACCTTGCACCACTGGAGCGAGAACCTGGAGAACCAGTTGCACAAGGCGGCAGCGCTGGTGCCTGAGAAGACCCTGCGGATCTGGCGTTTGTACTTGGCCGGGTGTGCCTACGCCTTTCAGAAGGGCTGGATCAACCTGCACCAGATATTGGCCGTGAAGCCATACGCCGACGGGCATCATGACCTGCCCTGGACGCGGGAAGATTTGTACCGCTGA
- the lpdA gene encoding dihydrolipoyl dehydrogenase gives MKSYDVVIIGGGPGGYNAAIRAGQLGLSVACVEGRSTLGGTCLNVGCMPSKALLHASELYEAASGDEFAHLGIEVKPTLNLAQMMKQKDESVTGLTKGIEYLFRKNKVEWIKGWGRLDGIGKVVVKAEDGSETALQAKDIVIATGSEPTPLPGVTVDNQRIIDSTGALSLPQVPKHLVVIGAGVIGLELGSVWRRLGSQVTVIEYLDRICPGTDTETAKTLQKALAKQGMVFKLGSKVTQATAGADGVSLTLEPAAGGTAESLQADYVLVAIGRRPYTKGLNLESVGLEADKRGMLNNEHHRTSVPGVWVIGDVTSGPMLAHKAEDEAVACIERIAGKPHEVNYNLIPGVIYTRPEMATVGKTEEQLKAEGRAYKVGKFPFTANSRAKINHETEGFAKVIADAETDEVLGVHLVGPSVSEMIGEFCVAMEFSASAEDIALTCHPHPTRSEALRQAAMNVDGMAMQI, from the coding sequence ATGAAATCCTATGACGTGGTGATCATCGGCGGTGGCCCTGGCGGCTACAACGCAGCCATCCGTGCTGGCCAGTTGGGCCTGAGCGTTGCCTGCGTGGAAGGCCGCTCGACCTTGGGCGGTACCTGCCTGAACGTCGGCTGCATGCCATCCAAGGCGCTGCTGCATGCTTCGGAGCTTTACGAAGCTGCCAGCGGTGACGAGTTCGCCCACCTCGGTATCGAAGTAAAGCCCACCCTCAACCTCGCCCAGATGATGAAACAGAAGGACGAGAGCGTGACAGGCCTGACCAAGGGCATCGAATACCTGTTTCGCAAGAACAAGGTCGAGTGGATCAAAGGCTGGGGCCGCCTGGATGGCATCGGCAAGGTCGTGGTCAAGGCCGAAGACGGTAGCGAAACCGCGTTGCAGGCCAAGGACATCGTCATTGCCACCGGCTCTGAGCCCACCCCTCTGCCAGGTGTGACCGTCGACAACCAGCGCATCATCGACTCGACCGGCGCGCTGTCGCTGCCGCAAGTGCCCAAGCACCTGGTTGTCATCGGTGCTGGCGTGATCGGTCTTGAGCTGGGTTCGGTCTGGCGCCGCCTGGGTAGCCAGGTCACTGTCATCGAATACCTGGACCGCATCTGCCCAGGCACTGACACGGAAACGGCCAAGACCCTGCAGAAGGCGCTCGCCAAGCAAGGCATGGTGTTCAAGCTGGGCAGTAAAGTGACTCAGGCTACCGCAGGTGCCGATGGCGTCAGCCTGACGCTGGAGCCTGCCGCCGGGGGTACCGCAGAATCGCTGCAAGCCGATTACGTGTTGGTGGCTATCGGCCGTCGCCCTTATACAAAAGGGCTAAACCTGGAAAGCGTGGGCCTGGAAGCCGACAAGCGCGGCATGCTCAACAACGAGCACCACCGTACCTCAGTGCCGGGTGTCTGGGTGATTGGCGACGTCACTTCGGGCCCAATGCTGGCGCACAAGGCCGAAGACGAAGCGGTGGCCTGTATCGAACGCATCGCCGGCAAGCCCCACGAGGTCAACTACAACCTCATCCCTGGCGTGATCTATACCCGCCCGGAGATGGCCACCGTGGGCAAGACTGAAGAGCAGCTCAAGGCCGAAGGACGTGCCTACAAGGTTGGCAAGTTCCCCTTCACCGCCAACAGCCGTGCCAAGATCAACCACGAGACCGAAGGCTTCGCCAAGGTCATCGCCGATGCCGAAACCGATGAAGTACTGGGTGTGCACCTGGTGGGCCCAAGCGTCAGCGAGATGATTGGTGAGTTCTGCGTGGCTATGGAGTTCTCGGCCTCGGCAGAAGATATCGCCCTCACCTGCCACCCGCACCCGACGCGCTCCGAGGCCCTGCGCCAGGCGGCGATGAATGTGGATGGCATGGCCATGCAAATCTGA
- a CDS encoding aromatic ring-hydroxylating oxygenase subunit alpha produces the protein MTVSTDSRLIPVHVLETVLAPIHEAHGLTNEFYTDQRYFELERDEVLGRNWACIGFASDLPTNSYVKPVDFMGLPLLMMRNREGLVQVFHNVCSHRGVKLVQQAGEVQGVIRCPYHSWTYDLNGGLKGTPHIGGINQHKDERFACEKHGLKALRTTIWMDMVFINLSGEAPALEEQLQPLTERWTQFLGNDGMSLLRREANGGAMSIEVNCNWKLAVENYCEAYHLPWVHPSLNSYSRLEDHYNIMFEEFAGQGSHAYNLSAVAGTHLPIFPSWPQDRLRTAEYVAFFPNVLLGIQADHAFAMMLEPVAPGKTIEHLRLFYVGDEALDSRYDASRKAVMESWRVVFAEDIASVEGMQKGRSSPGYSGGAFSPEMDLPTHYFHKWAARQLLDCAQRA, from the coding sequence ATGACCGTATCGACTGACTCCCGCCTTATTCCCGTCCACGTCTTGGAAACCGTTCTGGCGCCTATCCATGAAGCTCATGGCCTGACCAACGAGTTCTACACCGACCAGCGCTATTTCGAACTCGAGCGCGACGAAGTGCTGGGGCGTAACTGGGCGTGTATAGGTTTTGCCAGCGACTTGCCGACCAACAGCTACGTCAAGCCGGTCGATTTCATGGGCCTGCCGCTGCTGATGATGCGCAACCGTGAAGGCCTGGTGCAGGTGTTTCACAACGTCTGCAGCCACCGCGGCGTGAAACTGGTTCAACAGGCGGGTGAAGTGCAGGGTGTGATCCGCTGCCCCTACCACTCCTGGACTTACGACCTGAACGGAGGTCTCAAAGGCACTCCGCACATTGGCGGGATCAACCAGCACAAAGACGAACGTTTCGCATGCGAGAAACACGGCCTGAAGGCGCTGCGCACCACGATCTGGATGGACATGGTGTTCATCAACCTGTCTGGCGAGGCACCGGCGCTTGAAGAGCAACTGCAGCCGTTGACCGAACGCTGGACTCAGTTCCTGGGCAATGACGGCATGAGTCTGCTGCGTCGTGAAGCGAACGGTGGTGCTATGAGCATCGAGGTCAACTGCAACTGGAAGCTAGCAGTCGAGAACTACTGTGAGGCCTATCACCTGCCGTGGGTGCACCCGAGCCTGAACAGCTACTCGCGCCTGGAAGACCACTACAACATCATGTTCGAGGAATTCGCTGGCCAAGGCAGCCACGCCTACAACCTCTCGGCCGTTGCCGGTACCCATTTGCCGATCTTCCCATCCTGGCCACAGGACCGCCTGCGCACTGCTGAGTACGTGGCGTTCTTCCCCAATGTGCTGCTGGGCATCCAGGCCGACCATGCGTTCGCCATGATGCTCGAGCCTGTGGCGCCGGGTAAAACCATCGAGCACCTGCGCCTGTTCTACGTGGGTGACGAAGCGCTCGACAGCCGCTACGACGCCTCGCGCAAAGCGGTAATGGAATCCTGGCGCGTAGTGTTCGCCGAAGACATCGCCTCGGTCGAAGGCATGCAGAAGGGTCGCTCCTCGCCTGGTTACAGCGGCGGTGCGTTCTCGCCGGAAATGGATCTGCCGACTCACTACTTCCACAAGTGGGCTGCCCGCCAATTGCTTGACTGTGCTCAACGCGCCTGA
- a CDS encoding NAD(P)/FAD-dependent oxidoreductase codes for MIELSTPIAAVATAPVIQAQPLVAARPAQPVVIIGSGHAGYGLAQALRKAAPQLEIRVLTQESGHLYSKPALSIALAQGRTAAALATETPLAIEQRLGIRIYTGCKVERIDAQAQRLYTSLGEMDYGQLVLASGASPVRLPIEGRAEALLSVNNLQDYQAFRQRLDGVRRVAILGDGLIGCEFANDLASNGYQVRVIGLGAWPMERLLPEAAGQHLQQALSGLWVQWSLRTTLQCIEPDGEGYRLTLADGQVVGADLVLSAVGLRPNLELALEAGLDCGRGIKVDAQLQTSQPGIYALGDCVEINGQLLPYLAPINEGIRALAKTLLGQPTAAHYPLAPVTVKTPVVPLCLLTPPGGCEGQWRCDATSDGLSAAFHDHAGALRGFVLLGRQAQMQRNTWLQNCQDTQQNVA; via the coding sequence ATGATCGAACTCAGCACCCCGATCGCAGCAGTGGCTACCGCGCCGGTTATCCAGGCGCAACCACTGGTTGCCGCTCGTCCCGCCCAACCGGTGGTCATCATCGGTAGCGGCCATGCCGGCTACGGCCTGGCACAGGCCCTGCGCAAGGCCGCCCCGCAGTTGGAGATTCGCGTACTGACCCAGGAGTCGGGCCATCTTTATTCCAAGCCCGCGCTATCCATCGCCCTGGCTCAGGGGCGCACCGCCGCAGCCCTGGCCACCGAAACGCCGCTGGCGATCGAACAGAGGCTTGGCATTCGTATCTATACCGGCTGCAAAGTCGAACGCATCGATGCCCAGGCGCAGCGCTTGTACACCAGCCTCGGCGAAATGGACTACGGCCAACTGGTGTTAGCCAGTGGTGCTTCTCCCGTGCGGTTGCCTATCGAGGGCCGCGCCGAGGCACTGCTCAGTGTCAACAACCTGCAGGATTACCAGGCGTTCCGCCAACGCCTTGATGGCGTGCGCAGAGTGGCCATTCTGGGCGACGGTTTGATCGGCTGCGAGTTTGCCAACGACCTTGCGAGCAATGGCTATCAGGTTCGGGTAATCGGCCTGGGTGCCTGGCCCATGGAACGCCTGCTGCCCGAGGCGGCAGGCCAGCACTTGCAGCAAGCGCTATCGGGGTTGTGGGTGCAATGGAGCCTGCGCACGACCTTGCAGTGCATCGAGCCGGACGGCGAAGGCTACCGACTGACCCTTGCCGACGGTCAGGTCGTCGGTGCAGACCTGGTGCTCAGTGCAGTGGGCTTGCGCCCCAACCTTGAGCTGGCGCTGGAAGCCGGCCTGGACTGTGGCCGCGGGATCAAGGTCGACGCACAACTACAGACCTCACAACCGGGCATCTATGCCTTGGGCGATTGCGTCGAGATCAACGGCCAGTTGCTGCCTTACCTCGCGCCGATCAACGAAGGCATTCGTGCCCTCGCCAAGACCTTGCTGGGCCAACCGACCGCCGCCCACTACCCATTGGCGCCCGTGACGGTGAAAACCCCGGTCGTCCCTCTGTGCCTGCTGACACCTCCCGGTGGTTGCGAGGGCCAATGGCGCTGCGATGCGACCAGCGATGGATTGAGCGCTGCGTTTCATGACCACGCAGGTGCCCTGCGCGGGTTCGTGCTGCTCGGCCGTCAGGCACAAATGCAACGAAATACCTGGCTGCAAAACTGCCAGGACACCCAACAAAATGTGGCCTGA
- a CDS encoding NAD(P)/FAD-dependent oxidoreductase translates to MNSIVNLPHDDRNCGWYAALPEQAPSKRLSGEHNADYVVIGAGFAGLAAARRLAEHLPQSRIVLVDAQRIAYGASGRNSGFVIDLPHKFALEHPDPQHKQRLLGLNRSAIDQLQTLIGRHGIECQWSHAGKYQGAVGERGQGYLDHFEKLMADLGEPYRVVGRDELAGVLGSRYYSRAIYTPGCYLMQPAALVRGLGNSLPGNVEVLEESPIRTLQKDPCGTWLVRGDNGLIRSPQVLLGTSIFTQEFGYLRNRLLPVMTFASWTRPLSDVEMATVGAQADWGLTPADHAGTTVRMTQDRRLIIRNTYKHVPRYGRSVTDATRNKIRDDHRKAFEARYPQLAQVPFTHTWGGVYAISRNFTNYFGQLDQGVYATACDNGVGAAWGTISGTLLADMAVGADSQQLSDIRAVTGLPSRNPPEPFLGMGVRARIRWAAFNSRSEV, encoded by the coding sequence ATGAACAGTATCGTCAATCTGCCTCATGATGACCGCAATTGCGGCTGGTATGCCGCGCTGCCTGAACAGGCGCCGAGCAAGCGCCTAAGTGGCGAACATAACGCCGATTATGTGGTGATCGGTGCTGGCTTTGCTGGGCTTGCCGCCGCACGGCGCCTGGCCGAGCACCTGCCGCAGTCGCGCATTGTTTTGGTAGATGCCCAGCGAATCGCCTACGGCGCCTCCGGGCGCAACTCGGGTTTCGTCATCGACCTGCCGCACAAATTCGCCCTCGAACATCCCGATCCTCAGCATAAACAACGGCTCTTGGGCCTAAACCGCTCAGCCATCGATCAACTGCAAACATTGATCGGCCGTCACGGCATCGAATGCCAGTGGTCCCATGCGGGAAAATACCAGGGCGCGGTGGGAGAACGTGGCCAGGGTTATCTGGATCACTTTGAAAAACTGATGGCCGACCTGGGTGAGCCCTATCGCGTGGTTGGGCGTGACGAACTAGCCGGTGTACTCGGTAGCCGCTACTACAGCCGCGCCATCTACACCCCCGGTTGCTACCTGATGCAGCCTGCTGCCCTGGTACGTGGCCTGGGTAATTCGCTTCCCGGCAACGTCGAAGTGCTTGAAGAGTCGCCAATCCGCACACTCCAGAAAGACCCCTGCGGCACGTGGCTGGTGCGGGGCGACAACGGGCTGATCCGGAGCCCGCAGGTATTGCTGGGCACGAGCATCTTCACCCAGGAGTTCGGCTACTTGCGCAACCGACTCCTGCCGGTGATGACCTTCGCCAGTTGGACGCGCCCACTGAGCGACGTCGAGATGGCGACGGTTGGTGCCCAGGCCGACTGGGGCCTCACCCCTGCCGACCACGCCGGTACCACCGTACGAATGACCCAGGACCGGCGCCTGATCATCCGCAATACCTACAAGCATGTCCCTCGCTACGGTCGCAGCGTAACCGATGCTACCCGCAACAAGATTCGCGATGACCATCGCAAGGCCTTCGAGGCGCGCTATCCGCAACTGGCCCAAGTGCCGTTTACCCATACCTGGGGTGGGGTCTATGCGATCTCACGCAACTTTACCAACTATTTCGGCCAACTCGATCAGGGTGTTTACGCCACCGCCTGCGACAACGGCGTGGGCGCGGCCTGGGGCACCATTTCCGGAACGCTCCTGGCAGACATGGCGGTGGGGGCGGACTCCCAGCAATTGAGTGACATCCGCGCAGTGACTGGCCTGCCCTCCCGTAACCCGCCTGAGCCGTTCTTGGGTATGGGGGTGCGGGCCCGGATCCGCTGGGCCGCGTTCAACAGTAGGAGCGAAGTATGA